Part of the Apilactobacillus apisilvae genome is shown below.
CAGTGATAGGGTTCTAGTTGAAAGATTAAAAGAGCTAGAAAAAGATGATATTGTAGCCAGAAAAACTTTTAAAGATTCTTCGCTAATTCAATATGAGTTAACTAATAGAGGTAAAGATTTAGAACCTATAATGGATGAAGTTCATAACTGGGCAGATAAATGGTTTAATTTGTGAAACCGGTCTTGACCTGTTCCTTTATTTGCATTATTATTCTATTAAGAGTGTAGAAGAAAAATTAGTAGACTAATTATTTACAGAAAGATTTCATTTGCTGAGAGTAATCGTATATTAGTTGAATTCATTTTCTGAGCTGATATTGGGAGTTATTTATTAACGAAAAATTTTCCGGTTAATCACCGTTATTGAAATTAAGTGTATGAGTTTAATACTCATAAACTAGGGTGGTACCGCGAAGCTTCGTCCCTTTTAGGGATGAGGCTTTTTTTATTGAAGGGAGAAATTTATGAGTCTAAAAAATGATTTGACCGAGTTACGCGATAAAGGTCTAGAAAATATTAAAAGTGCAACTGATATTAAAAAAATGAATGATGAAATTAAAGTTCATTTATTGGGTAAAAAAGGACTAATTACAAAGGCTTTAAGAGGTATTAAAGATTTACCAGTTGAAGAACGTCCTAAAGTTGGTAGTTATGCAAATAAGATTCGTGATGATATTCAATTAGCTTTGGATAAAAAGCAATCTGAATTAGAAAAGATTGCCTTAAATAAACAATTAGCTGCTGAAAAAATTGATGTTACTTTACCTGGTGATCCGATTGCTAAAGGGCATCCCCATGTTATTCAATCAATCATTGATGAAATTTCAGATATGTTTATTGGCATGGGATATGAAGTTTTAAGCGGTCCTGAAGTTGAAGAAGATAAGTATAATTTTGAAATGATGAACTTACCTAAAGATCATCCTGCAAGAGATATGCAAGACACTTTTTACATTACAAAAGAAATTTTAATGAGAACACAAACTTCTCCTATGCAAGCTAGAACTTTGGAAAAACATGATTTTAATAAAGGTCCTTTAAAAATGATTTCACCTGGGGTTGTATATCGCCGTGATACTGACGATCCTACTCATTCACACCAATTCCACCAAGTGGAAGGAATTGTGATTGATAAGCATATTACAATGGCAGATTTAAAAGGGACTTTAGAATATTTATTACATCAATTATTTGGTGACAAATATGATATTAGATTAAGACCAAGTTATTTTCCATTTACAGAGCCATCAGTTGAAGCCGATGTAACTTGTTTTAAGTGTAATGGTAAAGGTTGTGACGTATGTAAAAATACTGGTTGGATTGAAGTCTTAGGTGCTGGGATGGTACATCCTAATGTTCTGAATATGGCAGGCGTTGATTCAGATACTTATGGTGGATTTGCCTTCGGATTAGGTCCAGATCGTTTTGCAATGCTTAAATATGGTGTTGACGATATTCGTGATTTTTATTTAAATGATGTTCGCTTCCTATCACAATTTAATTAAGGAGAATTTTATATGAAAGTATCTTATAAATGGCTTAAGGAATATATTGATTTAGATATTCCTGCAAAAGATTTAGCCGAAAAAATAGAACGTTCTTCAGTAGAAGTTGATTCTGTTGATAAACCTAGTGAGGGACTAAAAAAAATAGTTGTTGGACAAATCCTTAGCTTGGAAGACCATCCTGATTCAGATCATCTACATGTATGTCAAATCGATGTTGGTGAAGACGAACCTATTCAAATTGTTTGTGGTGCTCCCAATGTTGAAAAGGGTAAGAAAGTAATTGTTGCATTATCTGGTGCTCGAATTGCTGATAATATAAAAATTAAGAAATCTAAAATGCGTGGTATTCAATCTAATGGGATGCTATGTGCTTTAGATGAAATAGGTTTTCCAAAAGATGTTGTTCCTAAGGAATGGGCTGATGGAATTTACTTTCTACCTGATGATGCCAAAAATGGTGATGATGTATACTCATATATTGGTATGGATGATGAACTAATCGACTTAGATGTTACTCCTAATCGTGGTGATATGTTAAGCATATATGGAACTCTTCATGATTTGTCTGCTATTTATAATAAGCATGTAAATTATGATGATGTTACAGTTAAAGAAACTTCTGGTAAGAAAACATCAGATCAAGTTAACAGCGATGTTGATGAAAATATTGCTCCAATCTATAAAAATCGGATTGTCAATAATGTGAATATTAAATCTAGTCCACTATGGTTACAAATTCGTTTATGGAATGCTGGAATTAAACCCATTAATAATATTATCGATATTACTAATTATGTAATGCTAAAATTTGGTCAACCTATGCATGCTTATGATTTAGATAAGCTAAATGGTAATAAAGTTACTGTAAGAAATGCCAAAAAGGGTGAAAAAATTACTACATTAGGTGAAGATAATTTAAATCTCGATGAAAAAGATATTATCATTGCTGATGATCGTCCAATTGCATTAGCAGGTGTAATTGGTGGCCTAGATACATCAATTACTAAGGAAACTAAAAATGTTTTATTTGAATGTGCAGTTTTTGATCCTATTAAAGTAAGAAAAATGGCACGTAAGCATGTTATACACACTGAGGCTTCCCAAAGATTTGAACGTGGTGTTAATCATAGTGGTTTAGATGAAGCTATGGAAAACGCTTGCCAAATGAGTAATGAATTAGCGAATGGTGATGTTTGCGATGATATTTTAGATGGAACTGAATACAAAATTTCACCAGTAGTTGTTGAAATTACTTTAACGAAAATTAATCATATTTTGGGGACCCATCTTTCTTACGAACAAGTTCAAGATATATTTGAAAGATTAGGATTTATTGTTCATAGAAATGATGATTCATTTTCAGTTACTGTTCCTGTCAGACGTGGGGATATTCATATTGATGCTGATTTGATTGAAGAAGTTGCGAGAATTTATGGTTATGATAATTTACCATCTACTTTGCCTACAACTACTATGACTACTGGTAAACTTCAACCTAAACAACAATTGATGAGAGATAGTAGACATATTCTTGAGGGACTAGGTTTAACCCATGCAATTTCATATGCTCTAACTACCTCAGAAAAAGCTAATATGTTTATGATGCAAAATTCGTTTGAAACTAATCTTAGTTATCCTATGACTAATGATCATGAAACTTTAAGAATGAACTTATTAACCGGTTTATTAGATGATATCGCTTATAACAAGGCAAGAAATGTTAGCGACGTTGCTTTATATGAACAAGGCCGTGTATTTTATAAGGATACTAAAGACCAAGTTAAGCCTTCAGAAATTGAACATATTGCTGGTGCTATTTCAGGCTCATTAATATCAAGTAATTGGGATGAAAACAATAAAGAAGTAGATTTTTACCAAATTAAAGGAATTGTAAATAAGTATCTAGAAACTATTGGTTTTAATGGACAAATTGATTATGTATCTAATGCAGAATACCCAGAAATGCATCCTGGTAGAACTGCTGATATTATGATTCATGGTCATTATGTTGGCTTTGTTGGAGAAGTACATCCTAATATTGCAAAACAATTTAAGATTAATGATACTTATGTTTTCGACTTAAACTTAGATAGCTTAAATGATTTACCTAAGTCAGATCAAAGTTATGAATCTATTTCTAAATATCCATCTATTTCAAGAGATATCGCATTGTTAGTAGATGACAATATTACAAATTCTGATATTGTTAAGGTAATTGAAAAACGTGGTGGCGCATTCTTAAAAGAAGTTAATATTTTTGATGTTTATAATGGTGAACATGTTCCAGAAGGTAAAAAATCAATGGCCTATAATCTAGTATTCCAAAATAAACGTGATACTCTAGTAGACGATGATGTTAATAAAGTTATGGACAAGATTCAAAGGAATTTAGAAAAAGAATTCGATGTTGAAGTTCGTTAATTGTCTAAGATGGAGGAATTGTATTGGCTAATAAATTAAAATCCGATAATTCTTCTAAGAAGCATAATAATTTAGGCCGAAAGATTAGTTTCACAATTGTGGGAATTTTGATTATATTGGGATGTTTTATATTTTTCCTAGGACATCAATATTTAAATAGTTCTTTAGAACCACTTAATTCCAAAGATAAAAGTGTCATACAAGTCAATATTCCTTTAGGTGCTTCGGATAAGAAAATTGGATCAATTTTACAGGATAATAAAATTGTTAAGAGTGGGATGGTATTTGATTATTATGTAAATAGTAATCATTATAATAATTTAAAAGCTGGATATTATGAATTTTCACCTTCAATGAGTTTATCGACGATTGCTAAAAAACTGAAAAACGGTGGTTCTTCGCAACCGCTTCAAGGCAATTATGGTAGATTGCTTGTTAGAGAAGGCGATGATATTAATCAAATTTCCAAGGATATAGAAAATAGAAGTCAATATTCTCGAGAAGATTTTCTTAATCTTATTGATGATAAAAATTATTTATCGCAATTGGAAAAACAATATCCAGAAATGTTGAGTTCTTCATTTAAATCTAAAAATACTAGATATAAGTTGGAGGGATATTTATATCCTGCTACTTATAATTCGCAAAAAGGAATTGATTTGAAGGACATTGTTAAACAAATGTTGGATAAATCTAATAATGAGCTAAAGCCTTATTATAAAACTATCAAGAAGCAAGGACTTACGGTAAATCAAGTCATGACTTTAGCATCGATGGTTGAATTGGAAAGGTATAGCAATATTGATCGTGAAAAGATTGCTGGAGTATTATTTAACCGATTAAATTATCAATTACCACTTGAAATGAAGTCCAGTATTTTGTATGCTAATGGGAAAAGTTTTAGTCAATCAATTGAAAAAAAAGATTATAAAATTAAATCTCCTTATAACTTATTTAAGCATACTGGATATGGACCTGGACCTATTAGTAATCCTAGTATTAATGCTGTGAAAGCAGTTTTAAATCCAAGGGATAGGGATAAAAATTATTTGCATTTTTACATTGATACTAAGAAAAATAAAGTTATGTATACCAGTGATTTGTTAAATAGTAGTTCAATAGTCAAAAATAATAACTATATGAGATAAAAATAATTTGGAGAGATTAATATGGTAGAAAATAAAAAACGTCCTGTTGTTATAGGTGTAACTGGTGGTTCTGGTAGTGGTAAAACTACTGTAAGTCGTGCTATTTTTAATCAGTTGTTAGGGCACTCAATAATGATTTTACAACAAGATTCTTACTATAAGGACCAATCACAAAAAACTTGGGCTGAAAGAGAAGAAACTAACTATGATCATCCATTATCTTTTGATACGGATTTATTAATCGATGATTTACACAAGTTATTAAACTATAAAGCAATTGAGAAACCCGTTTATGATTATAAAAAGTTGAATCGTAGTGAAGAAACAGTTACTCAAGAACCTCGTGATGTTATTATTCTTGAAGGAATTTTGATTTTAGATGATAAACGTTTAAGAGATTTAATGGATATTAAGGTATTTGTGGATACTGATGATGATATTCGTATTTTAAGACGTATTCAACGTGATACTAAGGAACGTGGACGTACACTTGATGAAGTTGTTCAACAATATCTAGAAACTGTTAGACCTATGTATAACCAATTTGTTGAACCAAGTAAGCGTTATGCAGATATTATTGTTCCTGAGGGTGGTAAAAACCAAGTTGCTATTGATTTATTAACTACTAAAATTCAATCAATTTTATTAAAACATGGTAATACCAAAGTTTTGAATAATATAGATACAACAATTTAATTAAAGGAGATATAGTATGGCTGAAGACGAAACATATCCAATGACCCTTGAAGGTAAAAAGAAATTGGAAAATGAATTAGAAGATTTAAGATTAAATCAAAGACCTAAAATTATTGAAAGAATCAAAATTGCCAGGAGTTATGGTGATTTATCTGAAAACTCTGAATATGAATCTGCTAAAAATGAACAAAGTATGTTAGAAAGTAGAATTACTACTGTTGAACATATGCTTCAATATTCTAATGTTGTAGATAATGAAGATGTTGATAAAGACTTGGTTAACGTTGGTAAAAAAGTTACTTTTAAAGAATTACCAGATGAAGATCCAGAAACTTATCAAATTGTTGGAGCTGCTGAAGCAGATCCAATGGGTGGAAAAATTTCAAATGATTCCCCAATTGCTAAAGCATTGTTAGGTCATAAGAAAAATGATGATGTAACAATTGAAATTCCTGCTGGTGATATGCAGGTTAAAATTATTGATGTTCAATAATGAATAAAAAGATCCTTAAGATGAATCTACTCATCTTAAGGATCTTTTTATTTGTACTTTTTTTTATTTATAATCAAGTTAACTAATAATATTGAAATTCCAATTATTGTCATGATAATGCCTATGTTTAAACCAC
Proteins encoded:
- the mltG gene encoding endolytic transglycosylase MltG, translating into MANKLKSDNSSKKHNNLGRKISFTIVGILIILGCFIFFLGHQYLNSSLEPLNSKDKSVIQVNIPLGASDKKIGSILQDNKIVKSGMVFDYYVNSNHYNNLKAGYYEFSPSMSLSTIAKKLKNGGSSQPLQGNYGRLLVREGDDINQISKDIENRSQYSREDFLNLIDDKNYLSQLEKQYPEMLSSSFKSKNTRYKLEGYLYPATYNSQKGIDLKDIVKQMLDKSNNELKPYYKTIKKQGLTVNQVMTLASMVELERYSNIDREKIAGVLFNRLNYQLPLEMKSSILYANGKSFSQSIEKKDYKIKSPYNLFKHTGYGPGPISNPSINAVKAVLNPRDRDKNYLHFYIDTKKNKVMYTSDLLNSSSIVKNNNYMR
- the greA gene encoding transcription elongation factor GreA, with the translated sequence MAEDETYPMTLEGKKKLENELEDLRLNQRPKIIERIKIARSYGDLSENSEYESAKNEQSMLESRITTVEHMLQYSNVVDNEDVDKDLVNVGKKVTFKELPDEDPETYQIVGAAEADPMGGKISNDSPIAKALLGHKKNDDVTIEIPAGDMQVKIIDVQ
- the pheS gene encoding phenylalanine--tRNA ligase subunit alpha, producing the protein MSLKNDLTELRDKGLENIKSATDIKKMNDEIKVHLLGKKGLITKALRGIKDLPVEERPKVGSYANKIRDDIQLALDKKQSELEKIALNKQLAAEKIDVTLPGDPIAKGHPHVIQSIIDEISDMFIGMGYEVLSGPEVEEDKYNFEMMNLPKDHPARDMQDTFYITKEILMRTQTSPMQARTLEKHDFNKGPLKMISPGVVYRRDTDDPTHSHQFHQVEGIVIDKHITMADLKGTLEYLLHQLFGDKYDIRLRPSYFPFTEPSVEADVTCFKCNGKGCDVCKNTGWIEVLGAGMVHPNVLNMAGVDSDTYGGFAFGLGPDRFAMLKYGVDDIRDFYLNDVRFLSQFN
- the pheT gene encoding phenylalanine--tRNA ligase subunit beta — translated: MKVSYKWLKEYIDLDIPAKDLAEKIERSSVEVDSVDKPSEGLKKIVVGQILSLEDHPDSDHLHVCQIDVGEDEPIQIVCGAPNVEKGKKVIVALSGARIADNIKIKKSKMRGIQSNGMLCALDEIGFPKDVVPKEWADGIYFLPDDAKNGDDVYSYIGMDDELIDLDVTPNRGDMLSIYGTLHDLSAIYNKHVNYDDVTVKETSGKKTSDQVNSDVDENIAPIYKNRIVNNVNIKSSPLWLQIRLWNAGIKPINNIIDITNYVMLKFGQPMHAYDLDKLNGNKVTVRNAKKGEKITTLGEDNLNLDEKDIIIADDRPIALAGVIGGLDTSITKETKNVLFECAVFDPIKVRKMARKHVIHTEASQRFERGVNHSGLDEAMENACQMSNELANGDVCDDILDGTEYKISPVVVEITLTKINHILGTHLSYEQVQDIFERLGFIVHRNDDSFSVTVPVRRGDIHIDADLIEEVARIYGYDNLPSTLPTTTMTTGKLQPKQQLMRDSRHILEGLGLTHAISYALTTSEKANMFMMQNSFETNLSYPMTNDHETLRMNLLTGLLDDIAYNKARNVSDVALYEQGRVFYKDTKDQVKPSEIEHIAGAISGSLISSNWDENNKEVDFYQIKGIVNKYLETIGFNGQIDYVSNAEYPEMHPGRTADIMIHGHYVGFVGEVHPNIAKQFKINDTYVFDLNLDSLNDLPKSDQSYESISKYPSISRDIALLVDDNITNSDIVKVIEKRGGAFLKEVNIFDVYNGEHVPEGKKSMAYNLVFQNKRDTLVDDDVNKVMDKIQRNLEKEFDVEVR
- the udk gene encoding uridine kinase, producing MVENKKRPVVIGVTGGSGSGKTTVSRAIFNQLLGHSIMILQQDSYYKDQSQKTWAEREETNYDHPLSFDTDLLIDDLHKLLNYKAIEKPVYDYKKLNRSEETVTQEPRDVIILEGILILDDKRLRDLMDIKVFVDTDDDIRILRRIQRDTKERGRTLDEVVQQYLETVRPMYNQFVEPSKRYADIIVPEGGKNQVAIDLLTTKIQSILLKHGNTKVLNNIDTTI
- a CDS encoding winged helix-turn-helix transcriptional regulator: MNLSTNSQLKSSTNCNLCPKFEKTFSILGKKWNGLIIETLLNGPQRFKNISNSIDKCSDRVLVERLKELEKDDIVARKTFKDSSLIQYELTNRGKDLEPIMDEVHNWADKWFNL